A single candidate division WOR-3 bacterium DNA region contains:
- a CDS encoding YbhB/YbcL family Raf kinase inhibitor-like protein, which yields MEFRIFSKAFKDGELIPDLYTNTRRGKNISPPLQWEHPPEQTKYFAITVEDVDAPIFGIIPHWILYNIPSEKRELQEGIPQQESLSDGTIQGKNFFRRNAYMGPNPPFGTHRYYFKIFALDAEIKTDLKMTRKKLLKAMGHHILGQAQLMGIYSKTLQFREGNIL from the coding sequence ATGGAATTTAGAATATTCAGTAAAGCATTTAAAGATGGAGAACTGATTCCGGATCTCTACACCAATACTCGTCGAGGAAAGAATATTTCTCCGCCTTTACAATGGGAGCACCCACCCGAGCAGACAAAATATTTCGCGATCACTGTCGAAGATGTAGATGCTCCAATATTCGGCATAATCCCACATTGGATCTTGTACAATATCCCCTCTGAAAAGAGAGAATTACAGGAAGGAATTCCTCAGCAAGAATCCCTATCTGATGGAACAATTCAGGGTAAAAACTTCTTCAGACGAAACGCCTACATGGGGCCTAATCCTCCATTTGGAACACACCGCTATTATTTCAAAATATTCGCCCTGGATGCTGAGATTAAAACAGATTTGAAAATGACTCGAAAAAAACTTCTAAAAGCAATGGGTCACCATATTTTGGGACAAGCCCAGTTAATGGGTATATATTCAAAAACCCTTCAATTCAGAGAAGGAAACATACTATGA
- a CDS encoding CPBP family intramembrane metalloprotease translates to MRISVFIKRHPVPVYFALTFIISWGGILLVIGGPGRILCTSEQFDKLLPFVILAILAGPSVSGILLTALAYGRTGLREVKSRLFMWRVGIRWYAVALLAAPLLMMAIYSILSLLSPEFFPGILAAENKLSHLLMGLVTGLMAGLFEELGWTGFATPRLRQRYRILGTGLIVGLPWAVWHILPAIWLGFASSTVSGALSTVSYLMDPFLFLVAFRVLIVWVYDRTGGSLLLAMLMHMSLTSSARIFTPMGIVGVPLMLFGIIWAAVMWGAVAVVIAANRGQRSREPLEKGMLSKE, encoded by the coding sequence ATGAGAATTTCAGTCTTCATCAAACGGCATCCAGTACCGGTCTACTTTGCCCTGACGTTCATTATCTCATGGGGCGGCATACTTCTGGTCATCGGCGGGCCTGGCAGGATCCTGTGCACCAGTGAGCAGTTCGATAAGCTGTTGCCGTTTGTGATTCTGGCGATCCTTGCAGGACCCAGTGTATCTGGTATTCTATTGACTGCTCTCGCTTATGGAAGGACGGGCCTACGCGAGGTCAAGTCGCGGTTATTCATGTGGCGGGTTGGCATTCGCTGGTACGCGGTAGCACTCCTCGCCGCTCCGCTACTGATGATGGCCATATACTCTATACTCTCGCTACTGTCCCCTGAGTTTTTCCCCGGCATATTGGCAGCCGAGAATAAGTTGTCCCACTTGCTTATGGGTCTCGTCACAGGACTGATGGCCGGCTTATTCGAGGAACTCGGCTGGACCGGGTTTGCCACACCCCGACTGAGACAGCGTTACAGAATCCTCGGCACGGGTCTCATCGTGGGTCTTCCGTGGGCTGTCTGGCACATACTTCCGGCCATCTGGTTAGGATTTGCCAGCAGCACGGTCAGCGGAGCGCTGTCCACGGTCAGCTATTTGATGGACCCCTTCTTATTCCTGGTGGCCTTCAGGGTACTAATCGTATGGGTCTACGATCGTACGGGTGGAAGCTTGCTCTTAGCAATGCTCATGCACATGAGCCTCACAAGCAGCGCACGGATCTTCACTCCAATGGGAATAGTGGGTGTACCTCTCATGTTGTTCGGCATCATATGGGCCGCCGTGATGTGGGGTGCGGTTGCCGTGGTCATTGCAGCCAACCGCGGGCAACGCTCGCGGGAACCGCTCGAGAAGGGGATGCTTTCAAAGGAGTAG
- a CDS encoding NAD(P)/FAD-dependent oxidoreductase, whose translation MQKTMIIVGAGISGLSTGLYAQMNGFKTSIFELHKIPGGLCTAWTRKGYTFDLSMHMLANSKTGPFKKMWDELGVTVDQEFHYHNNKIVVEGSGKRLDLCLDRARLEEQMLAISPDDSELIREFINLFFGRSITDLASIEPPELAGIFSKIKLAFSAIPLLGLIRKYSKVTLQEFTGRFKDPFLGRTIRYSVDSPGWPMLKYPLIAMAGFARSGIAEAGYPLGGSLKVMLKMAKKYKQIGGEIHYESRVTDVLIENDKAIGIRLEDGSEHKADIVVWAGDGHRLIFDILGGKYLNDAIRNMYETWIPVKPMVHVMFGVDMDLSKEPSRFVFETDKPITVGNDEFRWLTVMMHCFDKTTAPPGKSALEVWYGTDYKYWENLIKDRAKYDNEKKRIAEETANALEKRWPGFKSKIEMVDVPTPMTYVRYTDNWQGSPDGWYITTDNMMDRGLKRTLPGLDNLYMVGQWTAPFTGTIIGALSGRHLIQILCKKERRDFVTKANTG comes from the coding sequence ATGCAAAAGACCATGATCATTGTAGGTGCAGGCATCTCCGGGCTTTCAACGGGTCTTTATGCACAGATGAACGGATTCAAGACATCCATTTTTGAACTGCACAAGATCCCGGGCGGGCTCTGCACTGCATGGACACGAAAAGGATACACGTTCGATCTAAGCATGCACATGCTGGCCAATTCAAAAACAGGACCGTTCAAAAAGATGTGGGACGAACTCGGTGTAACCGTTGATCAGGAATTTCACTATCACAACAATAAGATAGTTGTTGAAGGGAGCGGAAAAAGGCTTGATCTCTGCCTTGACCGCGCTCGCCTCGAAGAGCAGATGCTTGCCATCTCCCCCGACGACTCTGAACTGATCAGGGAATTTATTAACCTCTTTTTCGGCCGGAGCATAACCGATCTCGCATCCATTGAACCCCCCGAATTGGCCGGCATATTCAGCAAGATCAAACTGGCCTTTTCTGCGATACCCTTATTGGGACTAATCAGAAAATACTCCAAGGTAACATTACAGGAATTCACGGGGCGGTTCAAGGACCCGTTTCTGGGAAGGACAATCAGATATTCAGTGGATTCTCCGGGCTGGCCCATGCTAAAATATCCGCTGATCGCCATGGCGGGTTTTGCCCGGTCCGGTATCGCTGAAGCGGGATATCCCCTGGGCGGCTCCCTGAAGGTCATGCTCAAGATGGCAAAGAAATACAAGCAAATAGGCGGCGAAATACACTACGAGAGCCGGGTCACAGATGTCCTCATCGAAAATGACAAGGCTATCGGAATCCGCCTTGAGGACGGCAGCGAGCACAAAGCCGATATCGTGGTATGGGCCGGAGACGGTCATCGTCTAATATTCGACATACTTGGCGGCAAGTACCTAAATGACGCAATCCGTAACATGTACGAAACATGGATCCCGGTGAAGCCGATGGTTCACGTCATGTTCGGAGTGGACATGGACCTTTCAAAAGAACCATCCCGTTTCGTATTCGAGACGGACAAGCCGATCACTGTCGGTAACGACGAATTCAGGTGGTTGACCGTTATGATGCATTGCTTTGACAAGACAACGGCACCGCCCGGAAAGTCGGCGCTCGAGGTCTGGTATGGAACAGACTACAAATACTGGGAAAATCTGATAAAGGACCGCGCCAAATACGACAATGAGAAAAAGCGGATCGCCGAAGAGACGGCAAATGCACTGGAGAAAAGATGGCCTGGGTTCAAGTCAAAGATAGAGATGGTTGATGTGCCCACGCCTATGACCTATGTGAGGTACACTGACAACTGGCAAGGATCCCCGGACGGGTGGTATATTACTACGGATAACATGATGGACAGGGGATTGAAAAGAACGCTGCCCGGGCTCGATAACCTTTATATGGTGGGACAATGGACAGCCCCTTTTACTGGCACAATTATCGGTGCACTATCGGGCCGTCATTTGATACAGATATTGTGCAAAAAAGAACGGCGCGATTTTGTGACAAAGGCAAATACCGGGTAA
- a CDS encoding isoprenylcysteine carboxylmethyltransferase family protein: MNNIFKKQNDMDIVGQGGKIILSVLPFLIAAILVDTHLPRMAALPEGISSIKTLGYLLLVPGLLLWATAIVQLITGFSKGRLVTTGAYGIARNPIYSSATFLILPGVALITLTWVYFVVSVFLYIGVMIFIGTEERQLTKAFGKEYEDYKARVDRLIPFKKPRQK; encoded by the coding sequence ATGAACAACATCTTTAAAAAGCAAAACGACATGGACATCGTCGGACAGGGCGGGAAGATCATCCTTTCTGTACTACCGTTTTTGATCGCCGCCATACTGGTCGACACCCATTTGCCCCGAATGGCAGCATTACCCGAGGGTATTAGTTCTATCAAAACATTGGGATATTTGCTACTCGTTCCGGGATTGCTCCTGTGGGCAACTGCGATCGTCCAGTTAATCACCGGCTTTTCCAAAGGCAGGCTGGTAACCACCGGCGCTTACGGCATTGCCCGCAATCCCATATACTCCAGCGCGACATTCCTCATACTCCCAGGCGTCGCGCTCATCACATTAACCTGGGTCTATTTTGTAGTATCGGTCTTTTTGTATATCGGTGTTATGATCTTCATCGGTACAGAGGAGCGGCAACTCACAAAGGCATTTGGCAAGGAGTACGAAGATTACAAGGCAAGGGTAGACCGGCTGATCCCGTTCAAGAAACCTCGGCAAAAGTAG
- a CDS encoding arylamine N-acetyltransferase — translation MDINAYLNRIKYSGSRVPVEETLRQLHRAHLLTIPFENLDIHLGTTIILDDEKFIEKMVRQRRGGFCYELNGLFAALLRALGFKVTMLSARVNLEGILGPEFDHMVLLVQLEERWLADVGFGALFIEPLRMDDRKMQIQSNYAYRVKQYGDNWKVMARETGAPWKVFYQFTLEPRQLQDYAQMCQWHQTSPRSWHTQNRICTRATPDGRVTLTETKLVIKKNSERSELPISTKEEYADALRTHFGIEIGEISKWE, via the coding sequence GTGGACATAAACGCCTACCTCAATCGCATCAAGTATTCCGGCTCCAGGGTACCAGTTGAAGAAACACTGCGACAGCTCCACCGTGCGCATCTGTTGACAATCCCTTTTGAAAACCTTGATATTCATCTCGGGACTACCATTATTCTTGATGATGAAAAATTCATTGAAAAAATGGTCCGACAAAGGCGGGGCGGGTTTTGCTACGAGCTGAATGGATTGTTTGCTGCTCTGCTGCGTGCTTTGGGGTTTAAAGTAACTATGCTTTCGGCGCGTGTCAACCTCGAAGGTATACTGGGACCGGAATTCGACCATATGGTGTTGCTCGTCCAACTTGAAGAGCGATGGCTTGCTGATGTCGGTTTCGGCGCCCTGTTCATCGAGCCATTGCGTATGGATGATAGAAAAATGCAAATTCAGAGCAACTATGCCTACCGAGTAAAACAATATGGCGACAACTGGAAGGTGATGGCCCGAGAAACCGGGGCTCCATGGAAGGTCTTTTACCAATTCACTCTTGAACCTCGCCAACTTCAGGACTATGCCCAAATGTGCCAGTGGCATCAAACATCGCCGCGGTCATGGCACACACAGAATCGCATTTGTACCCGCGCAACACCGGACGGCCGCGTCACCTTGACCGAGACGAAACTGGTAATCAAGAAGAACAGTGAGCGCAGCGAGCTGCCAATATCAACGAAAGAAGAATATGCTGACGCTTTAAGAACTCACTTTGGCATAGAGATTGGTGAAATCTCTAAATGGGAGTGA